AGAGAGACCGGTAGTGCAGATGACTACTTTGCGCGGTTTCCACAGGATCACGGCACAGCCGAGATCAATGTTCGGGTGACGGATGACAACAAGTTCGATATCGTCAAAAGACTGGCACGCGATACCGATTTCGGTAACCACGCCACCAAAACCACGCTTGATGGCATCCGCGTCGACTACCCCGATTGCTGGGGATTGTGCCGTGCTTCCAACACCACTCCCATGCTGGTGTTTCGCTTCGAAGGTAGAACGCCGGAAGCGCTCGACCGCGTCCGGGATCGTTTCCGCGAAGCGCTCAGGTCGGCCGCTCCCGAGATCGAGCCCGACTTCTGAACCGAGTACCGGTCTCTCTCCGAGAGGCCTCCGGTACTGACACACTATGCCGTGCGGGGCGTCCCACAACGCCCCGTTGCATGACAAGGACCCGAGTTCGATGACCCAGTCCGAACGCGATCCCCGCCAGGTCGTGGAAATTCTTTCCGAGGCACTGCCCTATATTCAGCGCTTCTCGGGCAAGACCGTAGTGGTCAAGTACGGCGGTAACGCCATGACCGAGGATACCCTGATCGACTCCTTTGCACGCGATATCGTGCTACTCAAGGAAGTCGGGCTCAATCCGATTGTGGTGCATGGTGGTGGCCCGCAGATCGGCGAACTGCTTGAGCGCCTGTCGATCGAGTCGCGCTTCGTTGATGGCATGCGTGTCACTGATGCCCAGACCATGGATGTGGTCGAGATGGTACTTGGCGGCTTGGTCAACAAGAGCATCGTCAACCTGATCAATCGTGCCGGTGGTCAGGCCATCGGCCTGACCGGCAAGGATAATGCCCAGATCCGTGCCCGGCAGTTGAAGGTCACCCGCCAGACGCCGGAAATGACTGCCCCCGAGATTATCGACATTGGTCATGTAGGCGAGGTCGAACATGTCTCCACCGATCTGATCGAGATGCTCACAAGCGCCCATTATATCCCGGTCATTGCTCCGATCGGCGTTGACGAGGCAGGCAATGCCTATAACATCAATGCCGATCTGGTCGCCGGACGCGTCGCCGAAGCACTGAATGCCGAAAAGCTGATGCTGTTGACCAATGTGGCCGGACTGATGAACGAGCATGGCGAGATCGTCACCGGTCTATCAACGGCCGAAGTCGACCGTCTGATCGATCTCGGGGTCATTCACGGCGGCATGCTGCCCAAGATCCGTTGCGCTCTGGAAGCGGTCAAGCACGGCGTGGCCAGCGCCCATATCGTCGATGGGCGGGTCCCGCACGCCACCCTGCTGGAAATCTTTACCAACGCCGGAGTTGGTACCCTGATTACCGACACCCGGGAAGTACCCACGCGAGAGACTGATCGGTCGGACAACGCCGACGCCGGATAAACGGCTGACTGGCGGCAACGGATACCCGACAATAAACGGCTGGGCTTCGCTCAACGCCAACCGGAGAAGAATGTTCCATCATGACGCAGGCCAACCCACGCCCGAAGCGCCGCGATCAGATCCTGCAGGCGCTGGCGCATATGCTCGAGGAGGACCGTGGCC
This DNA window, taken from Kushneria phosphatilytica, encodes the following:
- the argB gene encoding acetylglutamate kinase, translating into MTQSERDPRQVVEILSEALPYIQRFSGKTVVVKYGGNAMTEDTLIDSFARDIVLLKEVGLNPIVVHGGGPQIGELLERLSIESRFVDGMRVTDAQTMDVVEMVLGGLVNKSIVNLINRAGGQAIGLTGKDNAQIRARQLKVTRQTPEMTAPEIIDIGHVGEVEHVSTDLIEMLTSAHYIPVIAPIGVDEAGNAYNINADLVAGRVAEALNAEKLMLLTNVAGLMNEHGEIVTGLSTAEVDRLIDLGVIHGGMLPKIRCALEAVKHGVASAHIVDGRVPHATLLEIFTNAGVGTLITDTREVPTRETDRSDNADAG